The segment GCATCTCCGAGAGCGTGTCGGCGTAGGGCCGCGCCTGCTTTTGCGCCATCTCCGCACGCCGAATCTTCGCCGCGGCGACTTGCTTCATCGCCTTGGTGATTTGCTGCGTATTCTTCAGCGAGCGTATCCGCTCGCGAAGATCCTTTACCGATGCCATTTAGAAGCTCTTATTGAATTCGGTCAGCGCGGCTTCGAGTTTCTGCTTGACCTCATCCGAGAGCTGTCCGCTCTGCGCGATCGATTGCGTGATGTCCGCGTGCTTGTCGTGCAGGAAGCTGATGAAGCCCGTCGCCCATTCTTGCAGGCGCACGGTTGGGATCTCGTTGACGAAGCCCTTGGTCGCTCCGTACAGAATCACGACCTGGTCTTCGGTTGCCTGCGGCTGGTATTGCGGCTGCTTGAGCAGCTCGGTCAGTTTTTCGCCGCGCAGCAATTGCATCTGCGTCGATTTATCGAGATCGCTCGCGAGCTTCGCGAACGCCGCGAGATCGCGGTACTGCGCGAGTTCCAGCTTGAGCTGTCCGGCAACCGATTTCATCGCCTTGGTCTGCGCCGAACCGCCGACGCGCGAGACCGAGAGGCCGACGTCGACGGCGGGACGGATGCCCTGGAAGAACAGGCTCGGCGTCAGGTAAATCTGCCCGTCGGTGATCGAGATCACGTTGGTGGGAATGTACGCGGAGAAGTCGCCCGCCTGCGTTTCGATGATCGGCAGCGCCGTCATCGAGCCGCCGCCGAGTTCGTCGGAGAGTTTCGCCGCACGCTCCAGCAAACGCGAGTGCAGGAAGAACACGTCGCCCGGGTAGGCTTCGCGGCCCGGCGGACGGCGCAGCAAGAGCGCCATCTCGCGGTACGATTGCGCGTGCTTGGTGAGATCGTCGAATATGATGAGCACGTCTTTACCGGCGTACATCAGCTCTTCGCCCATCGACGCGCCCGCGAACGGGGCGATCCAGCGCAGCGCCGCGGCTTCGGACGGCCCGACGGTGACGATCGTCGTGTATTCGAGCGCGCCCTTCTGCTCGAGCACCTGCGCGAGCGCGGCGACGGTGGAGTTCTTTTGGCCGATGGCGACGTAGATGCAGAAGACGTTGCGGCCCTTTTGATTGATGATCGTGTCGATCGCGATCGCGGTCTTACCGGTCGAACGATCGCCGATGATCAGTTCGCGCTGGCCCTTACCGATCGGGATCAGCGCGTCGATCGCGCGGATGCCGGTGGGCAGGGACTGCTTGACGCCCTGGCGTTCCACGACGTTGGGCGCCACGTTTTCGATGGTGCGAAAGCGCTTGGTATCGATCGGGCCTTTGCCGTCCACGGGCTGGCCGAGCGGGTTCACGACGCG is part of the Candidatus Dormiibacterota bacterium genome and harbors:
- the atpA gene encoding F0F1 ATP synthase subunit alpha, translating into MMINADEIAGILKQQIAGFTSEVREDEVGTVIEVGANLARIYGLRSVRASELVEFANGLQGVALNLEEDNVGVVIMGSDADIKEGDKVRRTGRIASVPVGEALLGRVVNPLGQPVDGKGPIDTKRFRTIENVAPNVVERQGVKQSLPTGIRAIDALIPIGKGQRELIIGDRSTGKTAIAIDTIINQKGRNVFCIYVAIGQKNSTVAALAQVLEQKGALEYTTIVTVGPSEAAALRWIAPFAGASMGEELMYAGKDVLIIFDDLTKHAQSYREMALLLRRPPGREAYPGDVFFLHSRLLERAAKLSDELGGGSMTALPIIETQAGDFSAYIPTNVISITDGQIYLTPSLFFQGIRPAVDVGLSVSRVGGSAQTKAMKSVAGQLKLELAQYRDLAAFAKLASDLDKSTQMQLLRGEKLTELLKQPQYQPQATEDQVVILYGATKGFVNEIPTVRLQEWATGFISFLHDKHADITQSIAQSGQLSDEVKQKLEAALTEFNKSF